One segment of Ipomoea triloba cultivar NCNSP0323 chromosome 12, ASM357664v1 DNA contains the following:
- the LOC115999372 gene encoding uncharacterized protein LOC115999372, translating to METCYLLDSNSQVPQPNVEQVDLIGYSRPQGQGQGYGNYQQQGRNQFVPSWNNQGNQVRSHPPGFQGNQGNRCDNQGIQWRNNQNNQNPNQGQFQQGNQNFGNTQGQGFSRPSQDVNMQTLMNHMMAQTAQTSKLQATVESQQALIESLTAQQQGGCNQFSNQASSSNGRLPASTENPRKQCLRKLIRRMRAFRLRKLIRRLPVVQRDSVKEKAPVQDESVSSKKPERNKKAGDSVVPCNLLPYPQRLWRSKESDRESKFHRMLDKLEISMPFVEAVTQIPSYKKFLKNILGNKKKPEKSAVVDLSERALTCAVLQHKLPPKLKDPGSFAIPCIIGGFVVGGALCDLGASVSLMPYSLCKRLNLGTPKPTSMTLQMADRSIKRPVWILEDVPVMIDQYFIPGDFVVLDIEEDAKVPIIHGRPFLATAGALIDVRRGKLVMEVA from the exons atggagacatGTTATCTGTTAGACTCCAATAGCCAAGTCCCTCAGCCTAATGTGGAGCAAGTtgatctcattggttattctagaccACAAGGCCAAGGGCAAGGTTATGGGAACTATCAGCAGCAAGGGAGAAATCAGTttgttccctcttggaacaatcagGGCAATCAAGTGAGGAGTCATCCACCAGGTTTTCAAGGTAATCAAGGGAACAGATGTGACAATCAAGGAATTCAGTGGAGAAATAATCAGAATAATCAAAATCCAAATCAAGGGCAGTTCCAACAAGGGAATCAGAATTTTGGGAACACTCAGGGTCAAGGTTTCTCTAGACCATCTCAGGATGTTAATATGCAGACTCTCATGAACCACATGATGGCTCAGACGGCTCAGACGAGCAAGTTACAGGCAACCGTAGAGTCTCAACAAGCATTGATAGAGAGCCTCACGGCTCAACAGCAAGGAGGTTGTAATCAGTTTTCTAATCAAGCCTCATCTTCGAATGGTAGACTGCCAGCAAGCACAGAAAATCCAAGGAAGCAG TGCCTGAGAAAACTGATAAGAAGGATGAGGGCATTTAGGTTGAGAAAACTGATAAGAAGGTTGCCTGTGGTGCAGAGAGATAGTGTTAAGGAAAAAGCCCCTGTGCAGGATGAGAGTGTCTCTAGCAAGAAGCCTGAGAGGAACAAGAAGGCAGGTGACTCGGTTGTACCTTGCAACCTGTTACCATATCCACAGAGGTTGTGGAGATCAAAGGAGTCCGATAGAGAGAGCAAGTTCCATAGGATGTTAGATAAGCTGGAgatctccatgccttttgttgaagcaGTGACTCAGATTCCTTCGTACAAAAAGTTTCTAAAGAATATCTTAGGCAATAAGAAAAAGCCAGAGAAGAGTGCAGTGGTGGATCTGAGCGAGAGAGCATTGACTTGTGCAGTTCTTCAACATAAACTGCCTCCTAAACTGAAAGATCCAGGTAGTTTTGCCATTCCTTGCATCATTGGTGGTTTTGTAGTCGGTGGTGCCCTGTGTGATTTGGGTGCTAGTGTTAGCCTTATGCCATATTCTCTATGCAAGAGGCTTAACCTTGGCACACCAAAGCCTACTTCCATGACTCTACAGATGGCGGATCGTTCCATTAAGCGGCCAGTGTGGATTCTTGAGGATGTCCCGGTTATGATTGATCAGTATTTTATACCGGGGGATTTCGTTGTGCTAGATATAGAGGAGGATGCCAAGGTTCCTATTATACATGGTAGGCCTTTTCTAGCTACTGCTGGTGCACTTATTGATGTCAGGAGAGGGAAACTAGTGATGGAAGTGGCTTAG
- the LOC115998392 gene encoding ricin B-like lectin R40G3: protein MDPHRHHHHHGPPPPPPVVHHHEPPKPAVVVHVHHGSPSTPKPTYKLYCRAEPNHVLSVRDGKVILARANPSDPHQHWYKEEKFSTKVKDEEGLPSFVLVNKATGQAIKHSIGATHPVRLIPHNPDHLDESIMWSESHNTGDNYKAIRMVNNIRLNMDAFHGDKHHGGVHDGTTVVLWEWTKGDNQRWKIVPY from the exons ATGGATCctcaccgccaccaccaccaccacggaccgccaccgccgccgccggtAGTCCATCACCACGAGCCCCCGAAGCCGGCGGTAGTAGTTCATGTCCACCACGGGTCCCCTTCCACCCCTAAGCCTACTTATAAGCTTTACTGCCGGGCGGAACCTAACCACGTCCTCTCCGTCCGTGACGGCAAGGTCATTCTCGCCCGAGCCAATCCCTCCGATCCTCATCAG CACTGGTACAAGGAAGAGAAGTTCAGCACCAAAGTTAAGGATGAAGAAGGGTTACCCAGCTTTGTTCTCGTGAATAAAGCTACAGGACAAGCTATCAAGCACTCTATTGGTGCCACTCACCCG GTGCGACTCATCCCACACAATCCTGATCATCTTGATGAATCGATCATGTGGAGCGAGAGCCATAACACTGGGGACAATTACAAGGCAATCAGGATGGTCAACAACATTCGCCTCAATATGGATGCATTCCATGGTGACAAACACCATGGCGGCGTCCACGATGGGACTACAGTCGTTCTCTGGGAATGGACAAAAGGAGACAACCAACGCTGGAAGATTGTTCCCTACT GA